The nucleotide sequence CAATAGAGAAGTTCATACCAACTCCCAAGCGCGACCCGAACAAGCCACCCAAGATGCTGGTTTTGAGGAGCTTCGATGTCAACAAACCGGGAACCCCGCCGGAGAAGCTCATAGGCGGTGTCATAGGGGGCTCGATAATTCAGGGCAAGCTCAAGGTTGGCGACGAGATTGAGATAAGGCCCGGAGTTCCCTACGAGGAGCACGGGAGGATAAAGTACGAGCCCATAACTACTGAGATAGTCTCCCTGCAGGCCGGTGGAAGGTTCGTTGAGGAGGCCTACCCCGGCGGTTTGGTGGGTGTCGGAACGAAGCTCGATCCCTACCTCACGAAGGGCGACTTAATGGCCGGAAACGTCGTCGGGAAGCCGGGCAAGCTTCCGCCGGTCTGGGATGAGCTCACCCTTGAGGTTCACCTCCTTGAGAGGGTCGTTGGAACGGCTGAGGAACTGAAGGTCGAGCCAATAAAGAGGAAGGAGGTTCTCCTCCTGAACGTTGGGACGGCCAGGACGATGGGCCTCGTCACCGGCCTCGGAAAAGATACGATCGAGCTCAAGCTCCAGATACCTGTCTGCGCCGAGCCCGGCGACAGGGTGGCGATAAGCAGGCAAGTGGGAAGCAGGTGGCGCCTGATAGGCTACGGCTTCATCAGGGACTGAGTCTCTCCCCTTTTCTGTTTTGGGTGGTTCCCATGGAAAGAAAGGAGTGGCTCGTAATTCCAGACACCAACTTTCTCCTCGTCCCGGGACAGTTCGGTGTTGATATTATCTCCGAACTCCACAGGATCCTCGACGTCCGCTTCAAAATTCTCGTCCCAAACGTTGTCCTTCAGGAGCTGGAGGTCATAGAGAGAAAATCGAGGGGAAAAGACCTTCTCGCCGTTAGGATGGCCAAGAAGCTGGCGGAGCGCTTTGAGAAGGTTGATATTGGTGAGTTCGGTAAGAAGCCGATAGACGACCAGATACTTGAGTTCGCGAGCAGGAACGAGAGGGTTATCGTCTGCACCAACGACAAGGGCCTGAAGAAGCGCCTTAGGGAGAGGGGGATTCCGGTCGTTTATCTGCGCTCGAAGAAGATTCTTGAGCTTGAGGGCATGCTGGAGTGAGATAAGCCTTAAAACCTCTACTTCTCCACCACATTGGGTGAGAAGAATGTACAGCGAGGAGGAACTGCTTGAGGAGATACGCGGGCTTCTTCGAGATGAGGGGCTTTACAGGGCCTACGAGGAGGCCTTCTCCAGGTATCGCTACTACTTCGAGACCACCAACTACATAGTTCTCAACGTCTACCAGTTTAACGACCATGGCCCGGTTCACGTCCTCCTTACAACGAGGAGGGCCCTTGAGCTGCTCAGGATTATCAAGAAGTTCGGCATCCAGACGACCGCTGAGAAGCTTGGGAAGCCCCACTGGTGGAGCGAGTTCATCGTTGCCTTTGGCGCGCTCTTCCACGACATCGGCAACATGATACACAGGGTGAACCACTACGAGTTCAGCGTCCTCCTTGCCGAGCCGATAGTTGACGAGCTCGTGAAAAAGTTCGAGGAGAGAGACCCGCTCCTCCTCAAGGCGCTCACATTAAACGCAATCTACACCCACGATGAAGCGGTTCCCTGCACGACCATCGAGGGCTCTCTGGTCACCATAGCTGACGGCTGCGATATGGAGGCCGGGAGGAGCAGGCTGGCCTACAAGAAGGACAAGGTTGACATTCACGCCGTCTCGGCCCTGGCGATAGAGAGGGTGGAGATAAAGGAGGGCGACGAGGAGCACCCGGTACTCATCGAGATATGGATGAAACATCCTGCAGGAATCTTCCAGGTGGACGAGATACTGACGAAGAAGGTGAAGAGCTCCCTCCTAAGGGGAAAGATCAGGCTGAGGATACACACGGGCAAGAACGGGGAGACGCTCGAAAAGATTATCTGAAGTTCCTTCCTTCTATTCCCATGCTGAGGGAAGCCTACCTTGACCTCAAATACCTACTCAACAGGGGCTACCGGAAGAAGAGCGCCCTCTCTTTTGTGGCCAACCACTACAGGCTGACCCTTGAAGAGAGGCACCTTCTCGCGAGATGCGTCTTTCCAGACTCGTGGGTCGAGGAAGTGAGGGGAAAGCTCCTAGAACCTGACGAACTCGGGGGCAAAATCCTTGCCATAGACGGCTTCAACGTCCTCATAACGCTGGAGTCTCTTTTGGAGGGGAAGGCCATACTCTGCGAGGATGGCCTCGTGAGGGATTTGAAATACCAGGGGAGCTACCGGCTCGGCGAGCGGACGGGGGCTCTGATAAGAGAAGTCGT is from Thermococcus sp. and encodes:
- a CDS encoding PIN domain-containing protein, with product MERKEWLVIPDTNFLLVPGQFGVDIISELHRILDVRFKILVPNVVLQELEVIERKSRGKDLLAVRMAKKLAERFEKVDIGEFGKKPIDDQILEFASRNERVIVCTNDKGLKKRLRERGIPVVYLRSKKILELEGMLE
- a CDS encoding HD domain-containing protein, with amino-acid sequence MYSEEELLEEIRGLLRDEGLYRAYEEAFSRYRYYFETTNYIVLNVYQFNDHGPVHVLLTTRRALELLRIIKKFGIQTTAEKLGKPHWWSEFIVAFGALFHDIGNMIHRVNHYEFSVLLAEPIVDELVKKFEERDPLLLKALTLNAIYTHDEAVPCTTIEGSLVTIADGCDMEAGRSRLAYKKDKVDIHAVSALAIERVEIKEGDEEHPVLIEIWMKHPAGIFQVDEILTKKVKSSLLRGKIRLRIHTGKNGETLEKII
- the eif2g gene encoding translation initiation factor IF-2 subunit gamma codes for the protein MAKKKEFRQAEVNIGMVGHVDHGKTTLTKALTGIWTDTHSEELRRGITIKIGFADAEIRKCPHCGRYSTSPICPYCGHETEFERRVSFIDAPGHEALMTTMLAGASLMDGAVLVIAANEGVMPQTREHLMALQIVGNKNIVIALNKIELVDREKVMERYREIKEFVRGTVAENAPIIPISALHGANVDVLLAAIEKFIPTPKRDPNKPPKMLVLRSFDVNKPGTPPEKLIGGVIGGSIIQGKLKVGDEIEIRPGVPYEEHGRIKYEPITTEIVSLQAGGRFVEEAYPGGLVGVGTKLDPYLTKGDLMAGNVVGKPGKLPPVWDELTLEVHLLERVVGTAEELKVEPIKRKEVLLLNVGTARTMGLVTGLGKDTIELKLQIPVCAEPGDRVAISRQVGSRWRLIGYGFIRD
- a CDS encoding DUF434 domain-containing protein — its product is MLREAYLDLKYLLNRGYRKKSALSFVANHYRLTLEERHLLARCVFPDSWVEEVRGKLLEPDELGGKILAIDGFNVLITLESLLEGKAILCEDGLVRDLKYQGSYRLGERTGALIREVVGALKGLKVGRAVFFYGKNVPRSGAVKAITEGAMERFSLPGDVYLVKSPDFELKGFETVATADIGIISKVSHVFDLAHYTGKLLGKRPLPLSEVLGRT